The DNA segment TTGTTTAATAAGTATAAGATGGGTACTTTACAGACACTTAAATGTAAGTGGGAGAGGATTTAAACACACGGATCTCAGATGAGACGTGGAAAAATATTATCGATCgaattttttcttcattatctGTCTCAGACATATGGTTGTACAATTTAAAGTGGTACATCGTCTCCATTGGTCAAAAACTAGGTTGAGTAAGAGGTTTGATTTAGATCCTACGTGTGATCGCTATAAGCAAGAGCCAGCCTCCTTACTGCATATGTTTTGGACTTGCTCAAAATTACATAATTTTTGGAAATATGTTTTTGATACTTTGTCCAGAACATGTGGTATTGATCTGATCCCCTGCCCATTTATTGCTATATTTGGAGTTACCCTTGATGTAAGACTAACCAAAATACAAGTCAAATTGATCGCTTTTTGTGCATTATTGGCTCGAAGAACAATCTTATTGAATTGGAAAGATCCTCATCCACCTAAATGTGGGCACTGGGTGAAGGATACTATGCATTACATTCAACTAGAGAAGATCAGATATACAGTAAGGAGCTCTGTCCAAACATTATATGACATTTGGAAACCTTTTCTTACtcactttaaaaacatcaatgtaAAAGATTTTGCTGAATAATTATGTGAATTTATGTCTTATTTCTGCTCCATAATTTCGGTATTTTCTTTGTGTTATTATTGttcattacaaacacaatgcttgttatatatatatatatatatttttttttttctttctttctttttactttcTACAGTCTGGCTGGGTATGGCTGAGGGTGGGATTATGTgttttgaggagaaaaaaacccagttttGACTGAATATCTGtaatattgttttcaaaaactgttcAATAAATAGACcttgatccaaaaaaaaaacaagataagtGAAAAGAAATGGCAGCAGATggtgaaacattaaaaagcGAAATGTCAATGAAGGTTTGGATTTGTGTGTTCTGCTGTCATTATTAGAAacaatggcccagtttacatgagtgtttttttcaatcggattgtaaacaatcgtattaaacggagtgtattcatgaagtgatccacgatgaatcctcgtttacaaggacccttggtgaagcggattatacagcgtcctgtgacatgcgcacaaagtctcacgaggaacttgcaggtctttagctccgcagcagcagtcctcagcgccgagcagagagtttttatctgctgatatctgctcaaataatgtcccaaaagtccatgatacgctgttgaaggagcggctgctcccctggctgctgcaccgctgcaccgagcggcacgtctcgttgtgagctctgcctctgctccgcgtgtcgatgtttcgaattaactggtgcccgtgttaacttgtgaccaatacatgattgaaaaatgtagtcgttcttgcgaacgtcggttatcgacagttacagtgagtgtatacttttaaagtcatttgtgagtcttactttaacaactgctgtaatcaaaatgtgtttacacagacctccgccgtcattcgttaacacgggaaccagttaatccataacaccagccggcgatcgcttgtattctgctatagagctctttatacaactcgctattgcgcgatttggttccatctcgcctctccaatgttttttctgtcggggttttttactaaaaaagtgtttttcaaccaccgtggcgttctctgctggttttttgactgtgctgcttcccgtttactggcacatCACAAGTCACTACATGCAtgcacagaacaaacactcccccagtacaatccgctctgctgtcagactcgtttataagggacacggagcggattgtcgatcggcgtagaccacctcatacaatcagctccaaattacaatccgctccgagtgaagcggatccactcggtcgtttacatgacacattttacaatgcgctccacgtacaatccgcttatacgtggtccGTGTAAACGTGCCTAATGAGTCCACTTGAATCTGTTACGAagcagaacacaaaacaaaaccaaaaatatgtTTCACTACATTTTAAGAAATCTAAATTCTATACAGTTTTTACAGCATGAATGCTAtacaaaaaagaaggaaataatTAGCTGCAGAAGTGGCTTTCAGAGTGTTGAGGGGCACCAGAGAGCTTCAGGTGGGgtcgacagcagcagcagaaaacaatctGAACCGTCAACAGGTGCATTTTAATTtcccatttcattttttaaaagaaatcgCAATAAAAGGAGGGGGGGAATCTTATAATTATTTGGATCGCAACAGCAGCCAACAACAAGATCATTTTGCCTATTATGGCAAACACCAAGTCCAGCGTTACAATATGAACTtgatgtgaaacaaaaaaggtgCAGGGTGAGAGTGGAAGGCCCACATCAAGCTTTAACTCTCTGAATCACATCTCAGCTTCACGTTCTTTCTATTGATTCAGGATGCATGTCATTTATGTCATCATGGAGTGAACCGAAACGGAAAAGCTATAAatcatttgaaaaaagaaattgaattgAACTATGTCTgataaatataaaagaaaaccccaaaaagCTTATTCAGAAAGCCTGAACTCAAGGATCTGACGGGGAAACCGCTTTGCTTCAATGCTCTTGATGGCTAAtgaaagtcattaaaatcaaattaCCAATATTTCCAAACCCAATTGACACGAACAGTGTGAGTGAGACAAATACCTGCAGCCAGTGTTCATTGAGGACCTCTGTTCTCTTGGGATCCAGCAGGTAGGTGATGAACTGTTGAAACGTGGGTTTGAACCCTGCAGCAAAAGCCTCCTCGGCTATGTTTGGCAAAGAAGACATGTGACCATAATGACGCAGGATCTTTGAGCCAACATTCTCGTAGAAGTACTGGTCGGGCCTGGCAACACAAGCacatcacacacatacactttaTGCTGTTGGATCAAAAGAGaagcaggtgtgaatgtgtacATGCGCTGTCAGATACACACTTTCCCAACTTGTCCCTGAAGGCAGAGATGAGTCGAACAAAGGGGTCTCGTACAAACAGAAATTTGGTGTACGTCTGGAGCTTGGTTTTCATCTGGCTGCGGGACTGAGAACCATAAATGTGTATAAACCTGGTCAGAAGAACAAGAACACACAGTTAAAGCTCCCCTGCATCATGAATCCAGTTGAAAACTGACGTTCTGTTTTTCAGTAAATAAAGGAGTGTCTGCTTTACTGCCACTATGTTACGACCAGGTCTTCAGGCCACAACAAAGGAGGAAACGCCCAAGATTAtttattaaagctcgtgtccggagttttgaaagagagaggttttttctgccctccctctgctttcatgagcgaccaagccacgcccctttaatcatgcacgcgaattatctgtcgggtgaaaatgagagcctccgagtcctacagcatcctccatgtttagctgtttacggtggatgttcagcagacagtggatatatccgagataagcgcggcggctgctgcagagctaactctcctctgcctgggcgagtggccgtgctctctggctgcgcgcacatgttgactgacagcacgagaatgcggaagctcgcattctattggctgacgctgaccggcgctttttcggataacatgggggtctatgagacgaaggcggggctcataaatacatttttatattgctttatgctaatattagaTTGCAGTAttgaaccagactaacacatttaagctctgttgaaaaatgatgcatatgttggaaacgaacggaaactccggacacgagctttaaaggaaGTCACACTAATGAGATGTGGTAATTAGGACCAGTAGTGTATGTAGGTGCAACGACACAGCCGGGCCGCAGACAGACAGCAAGGCAGCGAGTGGCACAGCCAGTTGTGACGCAGCCAGCTGGCTTACGAATCGACACATAATGGTCAACAGTCAGCTGATATCTGTCTGTCCAGCTTCATCCCGTTCAGAGTTGCGGAGGCACTGCGGCCAGTCCTGGCTAACGATGggaacaccctggacaggtctccagttcatcacagtgcaaacacagacgAACAACCACACAGTCTCATGTTCACACCCAGGGACAATTAAGAGTCACCAGTTCACCTCACGTGCACGTTTTTGGACTGTGtaaggaaaccagagtacccagaGGAAACCCAGGCATACACGGGGAGagcatgcaaattccacacagaaaaggcCCCACCAGTACTTGAACTCACGACCTTCTCGCTGTGATGAGGGAGCGCTCATGCCATTGATATCTCAATCAAATTAACCTTCAGTTGCCAGTATTGCAATGGACATCGGTCATTATTCTTCAGTGCTTAATGTTTAGTAAAGAGTATATTTTTAGAGTGTTCTAACACTTACTtgctaaaaataaacattttattggcCATTAGACTATCTTTATAACACTCAAGCACAACTGAGATGAAACTGGACTTTATAGAGCTACTGACATAAAATAAGTACATGAAATCTACATTTAAAATCTATGTTTGTGCTGTGGGTATGGACTGTATGACGTCTTACTTGTCAAAAGTGAGGTGGCTAATCCTGTTGTGTATGATGTCTCGAGGTATTTCCTTGGGAGCAGTGTAAGGCTTTCCTGTCAAGGGTGAGATCTGAGACTGACTGAGGATGATCATCACACTCTTCCACCTGGTGCATGCCACCTAAACAGAGAGAAGTCATTGGAGACAGGGGGGCGGACACAGGAAAGAGAGAACTATCAATGTGTGTATAAACATTATGAATGGCCgataaaaaaactaaagccAATAAGGCACTTTTCTTTCAAGCTGTCTCTTATGCATTTCTCTCccacacagacaaacaccaCACTGTGGACGTACCTTGGGAACATAGCAGTAGATAATTTGGTGTTTATCATCTACTATGAAGTGATCCAGCTCGTTGTTTGGGATCTGATCAAAACTGCGTGTCATTGATGGAAAATTGTGAGTGGAGCGCATTTCTGAGCACATGTCCTCGATCGTCTGCTTCCTAGCTCTTTGTTCCATATCTTCAGCAGAGACACCACCGCTCTCTTTCTCAtcttcctgcagttcctcctcctccctctgctccacctcttCTTGCTGCTGAACAGGGATGCGCCTATTCGACATGGTGGCGGGGACGATGTTCTCAGATCTGACGGTGCTAACAGCCTGTGAAGGGTCTTTGTTGGTCCTGTTAATCCCACCAACTGTAAGTGGTCTATTAGGAGTAGGCGTCGACTCTGCACCAAACCAGATTATATTTTCCCAGTATACAAAGATGAGCAGGCCCACTGACAGAGATGCCAGTAGGAAAGCCAGCTTCACAGTGGGTCGTTTTCCCATGGCTGGATCGCATCGGGGTCTGCGATTGtcgaaaaaaaagatgaaggggTTCTCTCAAGCTTTATGGTGGCCTCCGACTGCAGAAGATCCCTCCTGCTTGAGAAAGGCAACTGAAAGAAACGGAAAACAGCACTAAAACCTCTGTACTCATTAAATACTTGAACACACAAAAGAAAGTTTGGTATGGAGGAAAgtatttgaaagaaatgtttaaaaaaggggggcggggcggaACGAGGAGGATGTAAGGTGCGTTTCGCACGAGCTCCGCTGGAATGTGgcttttttaacactttttttattacacttttGTACCTTTTTGCCGGTGTGAAGCCCCAACGTTGCAACCTttacttttcaactttttttttcggTCGATGATGGCAAACCGAGGTAAAAGTGAAACTACTAAAGCAGGCCGCAGCAAGCCTCGGCTGTCACCTGAGCCGCAATCCCCTAAACAGCCGGACGCCGACGCCGATTCCAACGCCACTCTGTTGCGCAATATGAAGGAGATGATGGATGAACTGCGCACGGATATGCTCAGTAAGTTTGAATCCACCATCTCAGTTGCAGTTAAAAGGGAGATCGTGGCCGCTCTGGAGCCTTTTGAGAACAGACTTTCCTCATATGGTGAATCCATCGCGGACCTCGAGCGCTCGGCTAATGCTCACAGCACGGAGCTAACCCAGCTCCGTGCTGATGTTAGTAAGTTATCCGCCACTGTGGACTCTTTGGAAAAGAAATGCGAGGACCTGGAAGGTCGTTCACGTTGGAATAATGTTCGCCTAGTGGGCCTGCCTGAGGGAACAGAGGGTCCTCGTCCCACCGAATTCACGGCCCAGCTCCTACAAGACATGCTCGGACTAGACAACAAGCCTGTGCTGGATCGAGCTCACCGCACGTTACGTCCCAAGCCCAAGGATGGTGAGCACCCTCGTCCTCTCATTGTTCGGGTGAATCTGTTTCAAGTCCGGAACCAAATCCTACGTCGAGCTGGTGAAGCATCTCCGCTGTCCTACATGGGCAAGAGGATCTCAATTTATCCTGATTTCACTCCGGCGGTTGCTAAGAAGCGGGCTGCCTTTGCCACAGTAAAGAAGGAGCTCCATGCTTGTCCCAATGTCAAGTTTGGGCttctttaaagggcaactttaCGCATCACTCTGCCCAGCGGGCAGACGCACAAGTTTGAAGATCCAACACTGGCTTTGAATTTCATTGAGAAGAACATTAAAAAGGGCGTTTCCCCTGATCTCACTTAGAAGATCTGCCTACCTGTCATTTAGCCACTATGGTTACCAACCTTGAGGACACCATTTGCCTTTAATCCTGCTGGTTgccctgttttgtttgttttttaatgcaatCAGCTCCACAGTTCTGTTATGACTGTGGCTGTGCTTTCCAGCCTGCACTTGTCACTCTTGACGGGTCAAGGTGAATATATGACTGCAAGATTCTCTCAGGCATAATTGTAGCCTCTGGGTCTCCCTAATATGGCACTAATGACTGTGAAATGCtacaatgtttctttttcttcctctcctctcttttccttttttctttaaggTTCAATAATACTGTACAAGTTACTGTTTTATTAGTTGGCTTCTATCTGGTTTAGCTTTATATACATTTGTTAATGTGTAATCCCATAGATTTTCAATGGTTAGTCACAATTCCAACACCTAGGTAGTTGTAGTTTTTTAGTTGTTTAGTATAAGCTCTCTTCTGAGCATTAGAAGGTGTGATTGTTGGTTCATCAAGGGGGTATTTTGCGCGCATCCCGTTTGGGGGGGATGCTTCGGCTTATGTTTATTTGGTGGAGGGTAGGGTGGGTGGGGAAATGTGGGCATGTGTGTTCATACTTCTgttattgtttcttttcctttttgcctTGTTTTGTTCACATCAGTCAACCTTCTATTTTCAATTTTGCATCAGGTCATCACTTTTATATAACCCTCTTGTTGCCTAACTATGACCTCGTCCAGTGTGACATCATCCAGTGGGTGTGCCATCAGATTCACCAGTTTTAACTGTAAAGGCCTAAATAACCCTATAAAACGAAGTAAAATAATGCACCACTTACATCACCTTAGTGCCcatgtcatttttttgcaaGAAACCCACCTTAAGGTTTCGGACCACTCTAAATTGAAGAGGGGATGGATCAGTCAGATTTATCATTCTTCATTTCAAGGCAAATCTCGGGGTGCAGCCATTTTGATCCATAAATCGGTTACATTTCTGCATTCAAGTACTATTTCTGACCCCAATGGCAGATTTGTTATAGTTGCGGGTCAGATTAATAACACTCAGGTAGTCTTGGCTAATATTTATGCCCCCaattatgatga comes from the Salarias fasciatus chromosome 1, fSalaFa1.1, whole genome shotgun sequence genome and includes:
- the LOC115389986 gene encoding carbohydrate sulfotransferase 12-like, with the translated sequence MSNRRIPVQQQEEVEQREEEELQEDEKESGGVSAEDMEQRARKQTIEDMCSEMRSTHNFPSMTRSFDQIPNNELDHFIVDDKHQIIYCYVPKVACTRWKSVMIILSQSQISPLTGKPYTAPKEIPRDIIHNRISHLTFDKFIHIYGSQSRSQMKTKLQTYTKFLFVRDPFVRLISAFRDKLGKPDQYFYENVGSKILRHYGHMSSLPNIAEEAFAAGFKPTFQQFITYLLDPKRTEVLNEHWLQAYRLCHPCQVKYDFIGQHETFNTDAKQLLKLLKVDKWLHLPSAYPNLTEISWVKDWFNQIPIEAQRKLYKMYELDFKLFGYPKPDGIADE